In Aquiflexum balticum DSM 16537, a single genomic region encodes these proteins:
- a CDS encoding YdeI/OmpD-associated family protein — protein sequence MTIQWKEEIELIKSVVNKTELQHSIKWGIDVYTYEGQNIIGIAPFKAYIGIWFYNGVFMSDPLNVFVNAQEGKTKALRQWRFSSMEEINPDKIYSYLLEVIANEKAGKRLVPDRFVKFEIPEILEEAFKNNTQLKAGFYNLSPGKQKEYALYIQEPKREETKISRLEKIKPMILEGKGLNDKYK from the coding sequence ATGACAATCCAATGGAAGGAAGAAATTGAATTGATAAAATCCGTTGTAAATAAAACGGAGCTGCAGCATTCAATCAAGTGGGGAATTGATGTGTATACCTATGAAGGGCAGAATATCATTGGTATTGCCCCTTTTAAGGCGTATATAGGAATCTGGTTTTACAATGGCGTGTTTATGTCCGATCCCTTGAATGTCTTTGTAAATGCACAGGAAGGAAAAACAAAAGCCTTGAGACAATGGAGATTTTCAAGCATGGAAGAAATAAATCCCGATAAGATTTATTCCTATCTCCTGGAAGTAATTGCCAACGAAAAAGCAGGAAAAAGATTGGTTCCTGATAGGTTCGTTAAATTTGAAATCCCGGAAATTCTTGAAGAAGCTTTCAAGAACAATACTCAATTGAAAGCTGGTTTCTACAATCTCAGCCCCGGCAAGCAAAAAGAATATGCTCTCTATATTCAGGAACCCAAAAGGGAGGAAACAAAAATCTCAAGATTGGAAAAAATCAAGCCGATGATTTTGGAAGGTAAAGGGCTGAATGACAAATACAAATAA
- a CDS encoding DUF1801 domain-containing protein has product MTENKTKETESSVEEFINTVEDQKKRQDSFELLKLFQEVSGFEPKMWGDSIIGFGSYHYKYDSGREGDFLLIGFSPRKNAISLYMSCDIHGQHAGLLSRLGKFKSGKSCLYINKLEDIDKEVLKELAKASIEFTLAKYP; this is encoded by the coding sequence ATGACAGAAAATAAAACCAAAGAGACAGAAAGTTCGGTGGAAGAATTTATCAACACTGTTGAAGATCAAAAGAAAAGACAGGACAGTTTTGAGTTGCTGAAGTTATTTCAGGAGGTTTCAGGATTTGAACCCAAAATGTGGGGAGATAGCATTATAGGCTTTGGAAGCTATCATTACAAATATGACAGTGGCAGAGAAGGCGATTTTCTTTTAATAGGCTTTTCCCCGAGAAAAAATGCCATTTCGCTGTATATGTCCTGTGATATCCATGGCCAACATGCCGGGCTACTTTCGCGATTAGGGAAATTTAAATCTGGCAAATCATGTCTCTATATCAATAAATTGGAAGATATTGATAAAGAAGTATTGAAGGAATTGGCGAAAGCATCCATAGAATTTACCTTAGCCAAGTATCCCTGA
- a CDS encoding efflux RND transporter periplasmic adaptor subunit, whose protein sequence is MNRAKILLTCGLAFLASCQQAHDHSHDEQEFPTVALTAYSENIELFVDFEPMVAGKTTTMMVHVSLMNERFIPLENGTINAVFSMDGKEIKSSSNKPETPGIFEMELDPELSGEGNLTFEVQTPSFTDVIRFENITVFPDIVSASRYKNPNDSGDEITYLKNQAWNIEFSNAPVRRGSFREILKTSGQVLPAPGDETVITANSNGAVLFATNKTVIGSELKVGDHLFTISSANLTQENPDVYFNETKAKYELSKAEFQRAEILVKDRIISQKEYLQAKMEYENMESTFQAVSRNYSRSGQKISANSPGFLKNLMVTEGQYVEAGFPLAVVSKNKKVLLQANVSQKYYNKLPGISAANFRIISEEKVFDSESMNGKVVSFGKSASANSSYIPITFEIDNIGNIIPGAIAEVYLKSSPIPDALVIPVSALMEELGNFYVFVQTGGESFQKREVKLGGNDGINAHVLSGLKENERVVTQGAYAIKLASATGAIPEHGHSH, encoded by the coding sequence ATGAATCGGGCAAAAATCCTTTTGACCTGTGGTTTGGCATTTTTGGCTTCATGCCAACAAGCGCATGACCATAGCCATGATGAACAAGAATTCCCAACCGTTGCGCTGACCGCATATTCAGAAAACATCGAACTGTTTGTCGACTTCGAACCCATGGTTGCCGGGAAAACCACTACCATGATGGTCCATGTCAGTCTTATGAATGAGCGGTTCATCCCTTTGGAAAATGGCACCATCAATGCTGTTTTTTCAATGGATGGAAAAGAAATAAAATCCAGTTCCAATAAACCCGAAACTCCGGGAATTTTTGAAATGGAATTGGATCCTGAACTGAGTGGAGAAGGAAATCTGACTTTTGAGGTTCAAACGCCTTCGTTTACAGATGTCATCAGATTCGAAAATATCACTGTTTTTCCAGACATCGTTTCTGCATCGAGGTATAAAAACCCAAACGATTCAGGTGATGAAATCACTTATTTGAAAAATCAGGCCTGGAACATTGAATTTTCAAATGCACCTGTAAGGCGGGGATCATTTCGCGAAATTCTTAAAACAAGCGGTCAGGTCTTGCCCGCACCTGGAGATGAAACTGTCATTACAGCCAATTCCAATGGGGCAGTATTGTTTGCTACGAATAAAACGGTGATCGGATCTGAATTAAAAGTTGGAGATCATTTATTTACCATCAGCAGTGCTAACCTAACTCAGGAGAATCCTGATGTTTACTTCAATGAAACCAAAGCCAAATACGAATTGTCAAAAGCCGAATTTCAGAGAGCAGAGATTTTGGTAAAGGATAGGATCATTTCGCAAAAAGAATATTTACAAGCCAAGATGGAATATGAAAACATGGAATCCACCTTTCAGGCAGTATCTCGAAATTATTCGAGATCAGGTCAAAAAATCAGTGCCAATTCCCCTGGTTTTCTGAAAAATCTCATGGTCACAGAAGGTCAATATGTTGAAGCGGGTTTCCCATTGGCTGTGGTCAGTAAAAACAAAAAAGTCCTGCTTCAGGCAAACGTGTCCCAGAAATATTACAACAAATTGCCCGGAATTTCCGCTGCCAATTTTAGAATCATTTCAGAAGAAAAGGTTTTTGATTCGGAAAGTATGAACGGCAAAGTTGTTTCCTTCGGTAAAAGTGCTTCGGCAAACTCCTCCTACATTCCGATCACTTTTGAAATTGACAATATCGGCAACATAATCCCCGGTGCAATTGCGGAAGTCTATTTGAAATCATCACCTATTCCTGATGCCTTGGTCATTCCGGTTTCAGCCCTTATGGAAGAATTGGGGAATTTCTACGTGTTTGTCCAAACCGGGGGAGAAAGTTTTCAAAAGAGAGAAGTCAAGCTCGGCGGAAATGACGGGATAAATGCACATGTCCTCTCAGGCCTGAAGGAAAATGAAAGAGTAGTCACCCAGGGAGCTTATGCCATCAAATTGGCTTCCGCAACAGGAGCAATTCCGGAACACGGTCACAGTCATTGA
- a CDS encoding efflux RND transporter permease subunit, translating to MLNAILKFSLNNRLLVLTSFALLSLLGTYVAFNMEVDVFPDLTAPTVVILTEAHGMAPEEVERLVTFPIETSVNGATNVRRVRSASSGGFSVIWVEFEWDTDIYRARQIVNEKLATIGEALPLGVGKPVMAPQSSIMGEIMFVSLTADSTSMMDLRTISDWIIRPRLLATGGVAQVIVYGGEFKQYQILANPQRMGFHGVTLEELMKAGEESNGNSSGGFVYEYGNEYIVKGIGRTNSIEEIGRSIIKQANGQIIRIEDVAEVKIGAAPKIGDASSNAKPSVVLAVSKQPDVNTLLLTDKIDEALVDLRKTLPEDIQIDTKVFRQADFINASISNIQKVLLEGSAFVVIVLFLFLMNWRATVISLLAIPISLLVAILTLKWLGFTINTMSLGGMAIAIGDLVDDAIIDVENVFKRLKENAKLPEKHKRNQLEVIFDASFEIRHSIINATFIIIVAFIPLFFLSGMEGKLLAPLGIAFIVALFASLIIAITLTPVLCSYMLTNESRLIKQERESWLVSRLQNFYGLFLEKAMHWKKLFIGSALAMLAVAILVFTQLGRSFLPEFNEGALTIAAVALPGLSLEESNKIGKRVEEALLSVPEVISTTRRTGRAELDEHAQGVNSSEIEVPFLLEERSRDEFLEEVREKLSQIKEANVAIGQPISHRIDHMLSGTRANIAIKIFGSDLNRMYNLSNQIKNEIQDIDGLVDLQVEPQIEIPQIQIKANRELLSHYGISIGKFNEFVDVGLAGEKVSEIYEENRSFDLIVRFDEENRTKMDHIMNTLIDAENGEKIPIHYVANIVSGSGPNTINRENVARKTVVSANVSGRDQKSVVDEIRAKISENIQLPEGYHVELGGQFEAEEEASTTLLVTSFFAILVIFMILFQEFKKVSLASIILINLPLALIGGIFSIYFTSGILSIPAIIGFITLFGIATRNGILLVSHYENLREAGLSLYETVIQGSKDRLSPILMTAITAGLALIPLALAGDLPGNEIQSPMAKVILGGLTTSTLLNLIIVPMVYFLVNSKTETK from the coding sequence ATGCTCAATGCGATATTAAAATTTTCATTGAATAACCGGCTTTTGGTACTGACATCATTTGCTTTGCTTTCATTATTGGGCACTTATGTGGCCTTCAATATGGAAGTGGATGTTTTTCCGGATCTGACAGCCCCAACGGTTGTCATTCTGACCGAAGCGCATGGAATGGCTCCTGAAGAGGTGGAAAGATTGGTCACATTCCCAATTGAAACTTCAGTCAATGGTGCCACAAATGTCAGAAGGGTCCGATCTGCCTCATCAGGAGGCTTTTCGGTGATTTGGGTGGAATTTGAATGGGATACTGATATCTATCGGGCCAGGCAGATTGTCAACGAAAAACTGGCGACCATAGGAGAAGCCTTACCCTTGGGAGTCGGTAAGCCTGTAATGGCACCGCAATCCTCCATCATGGGAGAGATCATGTTTGTCAGTTTGACTGCGGATAGTACCTCCATGATGGACTTAAGGACTATTTCGGACTGGATAATCCGACCCAGACTATTGGCAACAGGCGGAGTTGCGCAGGTGATTGTGTATGGCGGAGAATTCAAGCAATATCAGATTCTGGCCAATCCCCAAAGGATGGGTTTTCATGGTGTTACTTTGGAAGAATTGATGAAAGCCGGAGAGGAATCCAATGGCAACTCTTCAGGTGGATTTGTGTATGAGTATGGTAACGAGTACATCGTCAAAGGAATAGGCAGAACCAATTCCATTGAAGAAATCGGCCGATCAATCATAAAACAAGCTAATGGACAGATTATCAGGATTGAAGATGTGGCTGAGGTAAAAATAGGTGCAGCACCCAAAATCGGAGATGCTTCCAGTAATGCCAAACCCAGTGTTGTACTAGCTGTTTCCAAACAGCCTGATGTCAATACCCTTTTGTTGACCGATAAAATCGATGAAGCTTTGGTTGATCTTCGAAAGACCCTTCCGGAAGATATCCAAATAGACACCAAAGTATTCAGACAGGCCGATTTTATCAATGCTTCCATCAGCAACATCCAAAAGGTGCTATTGGAAGGCAGTGCCTTTGTGGTTATTGTTTTGTTTCTTTTTCTGATGAATTGGCGAGCAACAGTGATTTCCCTTTTAGCCATACCCATCTCATTGCTGGTAGCTATCCTGACATTAAAATGGTTGGGGTTTACCATCAATACCATGAGTTTGGGCGGCATGGCCATCGCCATCGGGGATTTGGTGGATGACGCCATCATTGATGTTGAGAATGTCTTCAAACGGCTTAAAGAAAATGCCAAACTTCCTGAAAAGCATAAAAGAAATCAGCTAGAAGTTATTTTTGATGCCTCATTCGAAATCAGGCATTCTATCATCAATGCTACTTTTATCATTATTGTGGCATTCATCCCTTTATTCTTTCTTTCAGGAATGGAAGGGAAATTATTGGCGCCTTTGGGAATTGCATTTATAGTGGCGCTCTTTGCCTCATTGATCATAGCCATCACGCTTACTCCGGTTCTCTGCAGCTACATGCTGACCAATGAAAGTCGATTGATCAAACAGGAAAGAGAAAGTTGGCTTGTGAGTAGGCTCCAGAATTTTTATGGGCTTTTCCTTGAGAAAGCCATGCATTGGAAAAAGCTCTTTATCGGCTCAGCTTTAGCTATGTTGGCTGTTGCAATATTGGTTTTTACCCAATTGGGAAGAAGTTTCTTACCTGAATTCAATGAGGGAGCCCTTACCATAGCCGCCGTTGCTTTACCGGGACTCTCTTTGGAAGAAAGTAATAAGATAGGAAAAAGAGTAGAAGAAGCTCTTTTGAGTGTCCCTGAAGTGATTTCAACTACCCGCAGAACCGGCCGGGCAGAACTGGACGAGCATGCGCAGGGAGTCAACTCATCAGAAATTGAGGTGCCTTTTTTACTGGAAGAAAGAAGTCGGGATGAGTTTTTAGAAGAAGTTCGGGAAAAGCTTTCGCAGATCAAAGAAGCCAATGTAGCCATAGGCCAACCGATTTCTCATAGAATCGACCATATGCTTTCAGGCACCAGGGCAAATATTGCCATCAAAATCTTTGGTTCTGACCTGAACAGAATGTACAACCTATCCAATCAGATAAAAAATGAAATCCAGGACATTGATGGATTGGTTGATCTGCAGGTAGAGCCACAGATCGAAATCCCACAGATACAGATCAAAGCCAACAGAGAATTACTGAGCCATTACGGTATAAGTATTGGTAAATTCAATGAATTCGTAGATGTGGGTCTTGCAGGCGAAAAGGTATCAGAGATCTATGAGGAAAATCGGTCATTTGATCTTATAGTTCGCTTCGATGAGGAGAATCGAACCAAAATGGATCATATCATGAATACCTTGATTGACGCTGAAAACGGAGAAAAAATACCGATTCATTATGTCGCAAACATAGTCAGCGGAAGCGGACCAAATACCATAAACCGGGAGAATGTGGCACGCAAAACAGTTGTCTCTGCCAATGTATCAGGACGCGATCAAAAAAGCGTAGTGGATGAGATCAGAGCTAAAATATCCGAAAACATCCAACTTCCGGAAGGCTATCACGTGGAGCTTGGCGGGCAATTTGAAGCAGAAGAAGAGGCTTCCACTACCCTGTTGGTCACTTCGTTCTTTGCTATCCTGGTAATTTTCATGATTCTTTTTCAGGAATTTAAAAAAGTCTCCCTTGCTTCCATCATATTGATCAATCTCCCATTGGCTTTGATCGGCGGCATATTCAGTATTTACTTCACAAGTGGCATTCTGAGTATTCCAGCCATCATCGGATTTATCACCTTATTTGGTATTGCCACCAGAAACGGGATTCTTCTGGTATCACATTATGAAAATCTCAGGGAAGCAGGTCTCAGCCTTTATGAGACCGTAATCCAAGGTTCAAAAGACAGGTTGAGTCCGATCTTGATGACAGCCATCACCGCGGGATTGGCATTGATACCTTTGGCTTTGGCCGGAGATCTACCCGGAAATGAAATCCAAAGTCCGATGGCCAAAGTCATTTTGGGCGGTCTGACCACTTCTACCTTACTTAACCTCATTATCGTTCCCATGGTCTATTTTCTAGTCAACTCAAAAACTGAAACAAAATGA
- a CDS encoding TolC family protein translates to MKKSIILYTLLLLTFVNANGQSSFDVIMAEIEKNNKTLQANAQKQEAQNLQFKSEMPLYNPDIGYDFMYGFPLNAGNQTDILLNQTFDFPTVYGKRKQLANEQIAQSTYNFDAARQEVLFEAQSICIELVYRNKLHEQFQLRKTFTENLLSDFETKLETGDGNILDVNKARLQLIEINKEFQLNLSEINQLNQQLTALNGGIEIAFTETIYPEMDPIPFFEDLYLEIQSEDPTLKFIEMETVTAKKQLELSKAMALPKMEAGYRYQGILGQTFNGFHIGTSIPLWENKYKVRQSEAAVLFSDLRVREYQNEKFYDVKQLFEKYEKLSRTFNEYKTVLSAINSLEYLDKALEVGHISTIVYFMESNYYYMAYNNFLLTEKDYYAVKAEILKFRL, encoded by the coding sequence ATGAAAAAGTCCATAATCCTTTATACACTATTGCTTTTGACTTTTGTAAATGCAAATGGCCAATCGAGTTTTGACGTCATCATGGCGGAAATAGAGAAAAACAATAAAACCTTACAGGCTAATGCACAAAAGCAGGAGGCACAAAACCTACAGTTCAAATCGGAAATGCCCCTTTATAACCCAGATATTGGATATGACTTTATGTATGGCTTTCCATTGAATGCGGGTAACCAAACAGATATATTATTAAATCAGACATTTGATTTTCCAACTGTATATGGCAAAAGAAAACAGCTTGCCAATGAACAAATTGCTCAATCCACCTACAACTTTGATGCTGCAAGGCAAGAAGTCCTTTTTGAAGCACAATCCATCTGTATAGAGTTGGTCTATAGAAACAAACTTCACGAACAATTCCAATTGAGAAAAACATTTACTGAAAACCTACTCAGTGACTTTGAAACCAAGTTGGAAACGGGAGATGGGAATATTCTTGATGTAAACAAAGCGAGGCTACAGTTGATCGAAATCAACAAGGAATTCCAATTGAATCTATCGGAAATCAACCAACTCAACCAACAACTTACCGCACTGAACGGAGGGATTGAAATAGCTTTTACTGAAACCATTTATCCGGAAATGGATCCTATCCCCTTTTTCGAGGATTTATATCTTGAAATTCAATCTGAGGATCCTACACTTAAATTCATTGAGATGGAAACCGTCACTGCCAAAAAACAATTGGAACTCAGCAAAGCAATGGCCTTGCCAAAAATGGAGGCCGGTTATCGGTATCAGGGGATTTTGGGCCAAACCTTCAATGGATTTCATATCGGCACTAGCATTCCGCTTTGGGAAAATAAATACAAGGTCCGTCAAAGTGAAGCCGCAGTTTTATTTTCGGATTTACGGGTCAGAGAATATCAAAATGAGAAGTTCTATGATGTCAAGCAGCTGTTTGAAAAATATGAGAAATTGTCAAGAACCTTCAATGAATATAAAACAGTACTTTCGGCTATAAACAGTCTGGAATATTTGGATAAAGCATTGGAAGTGGGACACATTTCCACCATAGTTTACTTTATGGAATCCAATTATTATTATATGGCCTACAACAATTTCCTGTTGACAGAAAAAGATTACTATGCTGTTAAGGCAGAGATTTTGAAGTTTAGGTTGTAG
- a CDS encoding glycoside hydrolase family 68 protein encodes MKKNVWLPFLVAGGFFLLASCDPEEQPNVGVDPTDPAEVQTVEWTAEHVRLISRNTGNTIPRVDFDEGVDVMPGYHQWDYWPILNLDGSIARINGYRVMIVLTAPDTVLSGKRHDIVRHRYAISKDGINWEDKGMVFTEDEIIGSRQWAGSAYYDQGLVYFYYTATGEKGELNSGRINSGAPGDDTGGISYEQRIALSTAQVANQSETVVFENYSQHKVILEADGQIYQPATGMDESGTVFAMRDPFIYRDPATNKIYMTFTAREAGDITTYNGAVGLAEAVNNDLTQWKLLPPLVVTNINSELERPHFVLYNNKYYLYFSTHIEKFSPEVMDRVNSPEGMYGFVCDSFLGPYEPLNGSALVAANPIEDPYATFSWHVLQNNTVLSNTNYYNIQPGLEVGEFGALGEEWDRRHFGGTLAPRLVLSVNGNVVTLTNRLAPSLP; translated from the coding sequence ATGAAAAAAAATGTATGGCTACCTTTTTTAGTAGCAGGAGGATTTTTCTTACTTGCTTCCTGTGATCCGGAAGAGCAGCCAAATGTTGGCGTAGATCCAACAGATCCGGCAGAAGTGCAAACGGTTGAGTGGACTGCTGAACATGTCCGGTTGATTTCCCGAAATACAGGGAACACCATTCCTCGGGTGGATTTTGACGAAGGTGTGGATGTAATGCCAGGATATCATCAGTGGGATTACTGGCCTATCCTTAACTTGGATGGTTCAATTGCAAGAATTAATGGATACCGTGTCATGATAGTTTTAACAGCGCCTGATACAGTGTTATCGGGTAAGCGACATGATATTGTAAGACATCGTTATGCTATTTCCAAGGATGGTATTAATTGGGAAGATAAGGGTATGGTGTTTACAGAAGACGAAATCATAGGTTCGCGTCAATGGGCCGGATCAGCTTATTATGATCAAGGCTTGGTGTATTTCTATTATACCGCGACAGGTGAAAAAGGTGAACTGAATTCAGGTAGAATTAACAGTGGAGCTCCAGGTGATGATACTGGTGGTATTTCCTATGAACAAAGGATAGCCCTATCGACAGCTCAGGTGGCTAATCAGTCAGAAACTGTTGTTTTTGAAAATTATAGTCAACATAAGGTTATCTTGGAGGCTGATGGACAAATCTACCAACCTGCTACAGGGATGGATGAATCGGGAACTGTATTTGCAATGAGAGATCCTTTTATTTACAGAGATCCTGCGACCAACAAGATTTATATGACCTTCACAGCTCGAGAAGCAGGTGATATTACAACCTATAACGGTGCTGTAGGTTTGGCTGAAGCTGTAAACAATGATTTGACCCAATGGAAACTACTTCCTCCCTTGGTAGTTACAAACATCAATTCCGAATTGGAAAGACCTCATTTTGTCCTTTATAACAACAAATACTATCTGTATTTTTCTACGCATATAGAAAAATTCTCTCCAGAAGTAATGGACAGGGTTAATTCTCCTGAAGGGATGTACGGATTTGTTTGTGACAGTTTTCTCGGACCCTACGAGCCTCTCAACGGAAGTGCGCTTGTGGCAGCAAACCCAATAGAGGACCCATATGCAACCTTTTCATGGCATGTGTTGCAGAACAACACTGTATTGAGTAATACCAACTACTATAATATTCAGCCAGGACTTGAAGTTGGAGAGTTTGGTGCTTTGGGAGAAGAATGGGACCGTAGACATTTTGGAGGTACACTTGCCCCAAGATTAGTTCTTTCGGTAAATGGCAATGTGGTCACGTTGACCAACAGACTTGCACCTTCTTTACCATAA